Within the uncultured Draconibacterium sp. genome, the region TCATGGTGTAGTGTTGGACGTAAAAGATATTCCGTGGTCGGGGCGCCAGTTGTGGGACAGCGATTGCGCGTTTAAAAATGGAAAATATTATCTCTATTTTCCGCTGAAAGACCAGACTGATATTTTCAGAATTGGTGTGGCTATCAGCGATAAACCTGAAGGACCTTTTATCCCGCAGGAGGCGCCAATGAAAGGAAGTTACTCCATCGATCCGTGTGTTTTTGAGGATGAAGATGGCAGCCATTACATGTATTTTGGCGGTTTGTGGGGCGGACAGCTACAGCGTTACCGCGATAACAAAGCCATTGAATGTGGACAGGAACCTGCCGACGATGAGCAGGCACTTCCGGCCCGTATTGCCAAATTGAGCGAGGATATGCTGGAATTTGGCGAAGAACCAAAAGCAGTTGTTATTTTGGATGAAAACGGCGAGCCGATAAAAGCCGGCGACCACGACCGACGTTTTTTCGAAGCTTCGTGGATGCACAAATACAAGGGCAAATATTATTTCTCGTATTCAACCGGAAACACGCATAAATTGTGCTATGCTGTTGGCGACAATCCTTATGGCCCGTTTACCTACCAGGGCGTAATTTTAACACCGGTAGTAGGCTGGACAACGCATCACTCAATTGTTGAATTTAAAGGAAAGTGGTACCTGTTTCACCACGATTGTGTACCTTCGGGAGGCAAAACCTGGCTGCGGAGTATGAAAGTTGTTGAACTGGAGTATGATGCCGAAGGAAAAATAATTACGATAGAAGGAACAGCAGAATAAATTTAATCAGATAAAATAAATGTTTAGTTTAAAAGATAAGGTTGCTATTGTAACCGGAGGAGGCGGAGTTTTGGGAGGAAGTATTGCCCGCAGTTTAATTGAGGCTGGCGTTAAAGTGGCCATTCTCGATATTCGCGAAGAGAATGTAAATAACCGGGTTGAAGAACTGAAACGATTGGGAGGCGAGGCTGTTGGTTTTATTTCAAGTGTTTTGGATATGAGCGAGTTAAGACAAACCCGCGAAACGATTCTGGAAAAATGGGGACAGATTGATATCCTGATAAACGCTGCCGGAGGAAATCTTCCGGGTGCTACATTAACCGAAGAACAGACTGTTTTTGATATGAAAATAGAGGACTTCGAACGCGTTAACGATTTGAATATGAACGGAACCGTTTATCCAAG harbors:
- a CDS encoding glycoside hydrolase family 43 protein, which encodes MKKARYLVDNLYTADPAAHVFNGKIYIYPSHDVESGIPENDLGDHFDMRDYHVFSMDDIDGEVTDHGVVLDVKDIPWSGRQLWDSDCAFKNGKYYLYFPLKDQTDIFRIGVAISDKPEGPFIPQEAPMKGSYSIDPCVFEDEDGSHYMYFGGLWGGQLQRYRDNKAIECGQEPADDEQALPARIAKLSEDMLEFGEEPKAVVILDENGEPIKAGDHDRRFFEASWMHKYKGKYYFSYSTGNTHKLCYAVGDNPYGPFTYQGVILTPVVGWTTHHSIVEFKGKWYLFHHDCVPSGGKTWLRSMKVVELEYDAEGKIITIEGTAE